Proteins from a single region of Ziziphus jujuba cultivar Dongzao chromosome 1, ASM3175591v1:
- the LOC107424471 gene encoding protein RALF-like 19 produces the protein MEVKLCLIFLLLALAVVAEASSFHDASWGLDHLSHGSVGDFIGEDNEMLMDSEASRRALAGGRKYISYSALKKNRVPCGRRGQSYYNCQKRQRANPYKRGCTVITHCARFTD, from the coding sequence ATGGAAGTCAAGCTCTGCCTGATCTTCCTCCTTTTGGCCTTGGCCGTGGTGGCTGAGGCCTCTTCCTTTCATGATGCCAGCTGGGGTCTGGACCATCTTAGCCACGGTTCAGTCGGTGACTTCATCGGCGAAGACAATGAGATGCTGATGGACTCTGAGGCCAGCCGGCGGGCACTGGCAGGAGGCAGGAAATACATCAGCTATTCAGCCTTGAAGAAGAACCGAGTTCCATGTGGTCGTCGAGGGCAGTCCTACTACAATTGCCAAAAGAGACAGAGGGCTAACCCTTACAAACGCGGCTGCACTGTCATTACTCATTGTGCAAGATTCACCGATTAA